The following nucleotide sequence is from Candidatus Bipolaricaulis sibiricus.
GTCGTCGCGCACGGCTTGTTCAAAGGGCTCCTCTTTCTCGCTGCCGGTGAGGCGGTTGACCGGGCTGACCGCCGCGAGATCGCGGCACTTGCCGGGCGCCTTTCCATCCCTGTGGCGGTGGGACTGGGAGTGGGTACGTGCGCGATCGCAGGGCTCCCTCCACTCGTCGGATTCGCAGCCAAGGGGCTCCTCGCCCAAGGAGCGCCGGCATGGGCCAAAGGAGTGTTCTACGCCCTGGGGCTTGGCACTGCCGCATCGTTCTCCAAGCTCGTGCCCCTGTTCCGACCGCGGGACGTCGGCCCTGTCGGTGGAATTCCCGTACTCGTCGTCGCGGTGCTGGCTCTTGGTCTTGGGGCGACTCTCGCCGTGGGCGGTCTCCTCTCCCTGCGGGTGTGGGGCGAGGCGGTCCTGATCGTGGTGATGGGGTATGGTCTGTACTTCGCCCTGCGCCGGGTTCGTCCTCGGCTTCCTCGTTGGGGGTTCGACTGGAGCGTGGTGAGCCTACTTGTGGCCTCGGTCGGGGTGGCTGGTCTGGTTGTGCTCGGTGGGCTGTAAGGTGGGGCGTCCCGCGCGAGAGGGGAAGGCGTGACGGCGGCACTGGCCGGGGTCCTCGTCTACCTTGCCTGTGGGGTGGCAGGGATTCTCGGCGCGGGCCGGCTAACGGCTCTCTTCGCGATCGTCGTGGCTTGGGTCTCTCTTCTGTTCTGGGCACCGGGGTTTCCCGTCGGCTTGGTGGGGGGACCCCCGTGGGGGATCCCCGTTGCCGGGGACACTCTCGCCCTCGCACTGTGGGTGCTGGCCCCCCTCATCCATGCGACTGCAGCGTGGCACGAGCGTCACCGCTCGACCACGTTCCACGGACTCGTCACGCTTCTTGTCGGCACGTGTCTGGCCACCGTTCTGTCCCGCGACCTGTTCAACCTGTACGTTCTCCTCGACCTTGGTTCGCTCCTCGCTGTTGTGCTCATCGCGTACGATCGGCGGTCACAGGCTGTCTGGGCTGGGTTCCGGTACCTTCTTCTGTCTGCCCTGGGGATGCTCCTCTACCTGTTCGGGGTGGGGCTCGTCTATGCAGACCTCGGTACCCTATCGCTCGTTCAGATCGCGGAGATCGCACCCAGCCTATCCCGCCCGCCGCTTGCGGTGGGGGCGAGTCTGCTTGTGGTGGGTGCAGCAGTGAAGGCAGGGGTATTCCTTATTGGGTTCTGGCTCCCTGGCGCCTACCGTCTCGCCCCGGTGGGGGTGGTCACCCTTCTTGCGGGGTTGGCAGGGAAGACGGGGATCGTGGCCCTGGCCCGCCTGAGCGAGGCGCTTCCCGTAGGACCGGTCGTGGCGGTGTTGGGTGTGGTCACGGGATTCGGGGGCCTCATCTACGCCCTATGGGAACGCGACCTGATGCGGTTCCTTGCCTACCACATCCTCTCGCAGTACGGGTACATGCTGGTCGGGTTCGGCCTCGGAGGAGCTGCGTTCACCGGAGCGATCTACTACACCCTGGCCCACTGCTTGTTCAAGGGCCTTCTCTTCTACGCCGCGGGTAGCGGGATCGAGGCAGTTGGGATCCGCGAGATTCCGAATCTGGCGGGTCGGCTCCCCCGCAGCGCTGCGGGGGGCCTTGCTCTGGGAGCGTTGTCCATCGCGGGCATCCCTCCTCTGGCAGGGTTTGTGGCCAAGGAGTTCCTCGGCACCCTTGTTCCTGGGGGGTATGGGTGGGCGTTGACCCTGCTTGGGGTGGGGACGGCAGCCTCGTTCAGCAAACTTCTCCCCCTCTTGCGCCCCACATCGGAGCACGGAGAGTGGGGTGGGGTTGTCCTTCTCAGCATGGGGGTGGTGGGCTTCTCTGTATGGGGTGCAGCCAGCCTGCCCGGGCTCCTCACCCCCATCGTTTGGGCGAAGGCGCTTGCCGCTGTTGCGGCGGGGTTCGCGCTGTACCACCTGGTGAGGAGGGTCCAGGTGCCGCTCCCGCAGGTCAGGGTACACCACATGTCGTTGGCGATGCTGATGGTCACTGCGGTGCTGGCGGCGGTGCACCTTGTGAGCTAGGCCCGATCCACGTGCTGACGGGCTGGCAGACCGTACGGGGTTGCGCCGTCGGGCCGGATGTGCAAAGCGCAGTTCGCGAGGGCAATTGACGGTACAATGTGCCGGTTCTGGAGGAGGGACCATGGCCGACAAGATCAGGGTTAGGGGCGAATTGTCAGGGATGTTCTGGTTCGCGGGGTGGCTGTTCACGCTGGCGTTCACCCAGCTTCTGTGGTGGCAGGCGATCCTCGCGCTCGTGATCTGGCCGTACTACCTGGGGGTCCGGCTGCGGTAGTCGATAGGCTCCTCTCGCGGTGTCCAGGGCCTCTCGAGGTCGCCCCGCAGCGCGACCGGCACCTGTGTGGCTTCGAGTGCAGCAGCACGGGCGTGCCTCTGGACCTTCTGAGGAGACCGGCCGGCTCGCGCGCGGCGTCGTGGCTGCGCCTGTCCTCGGCGATCCTGGTTGCCGAGAGCCGTACCGGTCTACGGGACAGCGGACTCTGACGTACCAAGATCGGCGCCTTGACAGGACAGGGGGGGCGCTGCTATGGTAGCTCAGCGGCGCAGGTCGGAGCTGTTGCGGGTTTCCACGCTCTGCCCAGCCGGAACGCACACCCGCTACAGGGGAGGAGGAGCGCTATGGGAAAGAAGATTGGCGTAGGGCTTGTTCTTATGTTGATGTTCCTGGCGATTGTGGGCCCGGCAGCAATCGGATCCACGCGGTTCCAGGGCATTGCTGGCGACTACCAGATCGACATCACGCGACTTGGGATGCCGCTGGTGTTCTACCTGCGGATCAACCCCGACGGGACGTTCATGCTGTCCCCGAACACGAAGTTCGATCCCAGCGAGAGCCGCGGAACGGGAGTGCTTGCCGAGAGCCGGGGTGTCTACATGATGATCTACAAGGAGCACACGCCAGACAATCCCAAGACGGCTACGTTCGTGCTCGATGGTCCTAACCTCGTCTTCCAATCACGACTGCCCTATGGCCAAAGCAACATTCTGAATACGGCTGAAGATCCTGACAACCCTGAGATCATCTACACCCTGACGGCCGACACGCTGGCTTTGTCGGAGTATTACGGCACATACGTTGGTTCCCATTCCACCCCGGCCATGGGTGCAACGGTGGAATACGTCTACACTCTTCAGCTCAAGGCGGGGTTGCGGTATGTGTTCACCAGTGAGTTTGCGATGGGGGGGACCACCTACACCTACAGCGAGACCGGAACGTGGAACGTGTCTGGACAGGAGTTCACCCTCGATCCCACGGATGAACCCGCAGTACAGGGAACGATCAGCACCGATGGCCGAATCACGGTCGGCATCCGCCCCTCGGCCATGGCTGCGGCGAGGACTCCTCGGGAGCTGCGTCTGGCTACCCATGCTCACGTGGCCGGCACGTACTTCGCCGAGAAGTCCACGCCGATGTACACCGCCAAGGTGACCCTGGTCTTGGACATGTTTGGCCACTATCGCTACACCGCAGACGTCGGGCAGCCGCAGCTGTACGAGGAGTTGGGGTCGTACGATGTGACCGGGTCTACGATCACGTTCCGACCGGAGGGCGGGAGTGCGTACACGGCAACACTCGAGAACTTGGTGCTGACCGGTAGCTTCCGGGTAATCGGCGCCATGCCGGCGACGCAAATGGTCATGTACGGTCGGGCCATCCAAGGGACGTTTGCGGGAACGGCAACGCACGAGGGGGTCGAGTACCAAGCGGTTCTTACCCTGAACCCGAATGGCACTTACCAGCTGTTGGTCTCCGATGAGGCTGGACACGCAGTCGTCGACAAGACGGGAACCTTCCAGATGCGGCGCGCGATGACCCTCAATGTGGTGCTGACAGGAATCGATCCTGCGCCCACTTGTTCTGTGAGCGACTCCGGACTGAACTTCAGCATCATCCTCCCAGGCATGACTGCAACGTCGAGCATGGGCGGACTCGGCTTCAGTCTGAAGCGAAAGTGAGGCAGTGAACCACCACAGAGACTAGCTTGGGCCCCGCCAAGCCCAGCAGAGGCTGGGCTTGGCGGGGGTTGTCTGCGATCCGGCGGTCTTGCGACCGCAGGGAGGAGGGAGTGCCCAGAAGGTGGGGAAGCTGGTTCCTTCGCGTCGCCCTGCTCGTGAGCGCAGCGACTCTTCTGGCGGGTTGCCAGCGCAACGAGTACCCCCGCCGGACGGATCCCACGAACACCTTGTACGTGGGGGTGGTCGAGTCGTCTTTTCCCACCGCGTTCATGCCGTGGCTCTCGCGGGAAGGGATCGCACCCACAATCGCTAGCATGCTGTACAGCACTTTGTTTGCATACGATGACGAAACCGGCGGATTCCTCCCCAACCTCGCCCAGAACTGGTACTACGTGGATGTGCAGGGCCGGCCGATCGTGACGGAGTCAGGGAGTGTCGACTACGGACGCCTGGAGAAAGATGGTGTGCGAACCCTTCGCAACCCCCAGACGGGTCAGACAGAGCGGTACCTTGTTGTTCGAGTTGAGCTCGACCCGCGCGCCCGGTGGAGTGACGGACAGCCGGTGACTGCTGAGGACGTGTACTACACCCTGGACATCGCCCGCAACAACTACCTGTCGAACCACGCGGGTGCTCTGGCGTGGACGGCCGATCTCCTACACCTGTACTCCAACGCGGGCCAGTTGCAGCTACAGGGGATCTTCACGTACAGCCGGGGGGCGGCGGAGCAGGGTTACCCGGTTGAAGATAGCGATCGGGACCATGTGGTCTACCTCCACGTCCGAAGCGTCCTGGGCGCGGTGACGAGCCTGTTCACCACCGTTCTCATTCTACCCCGGCATCTTTGGGAGCCGGTCGTCAGCCGGGACAACCAGCTCAACAGCCGAAACCCCGACGCGCGGATGCAGCTTCTGTACCAGAACCCCGTGGGGAGTGGTCCGTACGTGCTCGACCCGTTAGCGTCGGGACCGTCGCAACTCGTCCTGCGACGCAACGAGCTCTACCACCTGACCCATGACGATGGCAGCCCGCTGTATGCCGTGGAGACGATCCGCCTCATCCTCTACCAGGAGCTCAACGTTGCCATCTACGCGGTCATGCAGGGCCACATCGACATGCTTAGCGCTGCCCTGAGCCCCAACTACGTGCGTCTGTTCGAAGGGCGGGATGACCTCTTCCTGTCGATTGCCGAGGGCACGTTCACACAGACGTTGGTGTTCAACGTGAACCCCGTCGCGAGCGAGCGGACTCCCCTGCGCGCCCTCCTGGCGAACCGGGATCTGCGTCATGCCATAGCGTTGGCGATCGACAGCGAGATGCTCATTCGTCTGGTAGCCAACGGTGCGGCCACACGAGTCAGCGCCGGCCTGATCCGCGAAAGCTTGACCGACTTCTACAATCCCAACGCCGACATCCTCAAGGGGGATTACGCAGCGCGGTTGGAGCGAGCGAACCAGCTGCTGGACCAGATCCTGCCGGAGAGAGACCAGCACGGGTACCGTCTCCACAACGGCGAACGCGTGTCCTTCGGGATTCTGGGGCATCCGGGTGAGATCGAGCTGATTGCGTTTCTCCAAGTCCAGCTCCAGAAGATCGGGATCGAGATCCGGTATCAGGCGAAAGGCAGCTCTCCGGAGACCACCTACCTGTGGACGAGTCGCTTCGACATGACCATTCACGGGGTGATTTTCTCGTTGGCAAACGTGGACATCATGTTCAACGCCCACTTTGTGGCCCTTGGGCGTACCTCCAACTACGGACGGTTGGTCAACCCCGATCTGGCCAGGGGGATTGAAGAGATGCGTTCCACTCTGAACCTGCACCGCAAGTACCAGCTTCTGTACGAGCTGCAGCCCGTGATCGCTGAGCTGTTCTACAAGGTTCCTCTGTACAGCCCGCAGGTGATCTCCATTGCTCGCACGGACCGGTACACCGGCTACGAAGTGGTTCCCGGAGCTACGGTCTTCAACACCACCAATCTGCAGCAAATCCGCCGGGTTGACTCCGTCCCCCGCATCGCGTCATCGGGGCAGAGGATTGAGAGAGTGTCGCAAGGCATCGGGGGTGAGGGGATGTGAGGAGAAGTTACGTGATCAAGAGGGTTCTGTACGCGGTGTTCATCTTCTTTGTCGTGCTGACGCTCAACTTCTTCATCCCCCGCATCGGCGTACACGATCCCGCGGAACGCTACTACCCGCCGCAGGGGGGGATGTCCACCATCGAGTACGAGATCATCAAGCAGTTCACCCGTGAGCAGTACGGCTTCGACGTGTCGACCTTCCAGCAGTACGTCCGCTACCTGCGAGGGTTGTTGCGTCTGGACTTGGGCACCTCGCTGCGGTCTGGATCCCCCAAAGTGACTGCTCTGATCGCCCAGCGGCTGCCGTGGACCCTTGTCCTGTCGGTGAGCACGCTCGTCATCAGCTTGGTCGTTGGCCTCTTGTTTGGCACGGTGGCGGCCTGGAAGCGCGGTCGGTGGCAGGACACCTTGCTACTGAACGCGTCTACCGTCAGCGTTGCTCTGCCCAGCTTCTTCATCGCCTTGATGCTGTCCTTCTACCTCGGGTTCAGACTGGAGCTATTTCCGGCGTACACGAACCCCAACATGGTCGCCCAGTTCGACTGGAGTTGGAGCGCGATCCGGATGGTGTTCACCAATGCCGCCCTGCCGATCATGAGCATGTCGCTGGGGGGGATCATCGGCTATTCCCAGATGACCCGGAACAGCGTGATTGCTGTAACGAACGAGGACTACGTCGTCACGGCCCGAGCCAAGGGACTGCCTCAGGCCGCCGTCCTGTACAAACACGTGCTGCGGAACGCGCTGCTTCCGTTAGCCACCTCGATCGGCATGAACATCGGAGGGCTCATCGGCGGGGCGATCATCATCGAGCAGGTGTTCAACTGGCAAGGCATGGGGACCCTGTTTCTGGAAGCGAACAGCACCAAGGACTACCCGCTGATGATGGGTATAATGTTGTTTCTGTCGGCGTTCGCTATTCTCGCCAATCTGGTCACTGAGTTGCTCTACGTTGTTCTGGATCCGCGCGTCACAGTTGGGGACAAGCGATGAGCGGATCCAGCGTGCTCCTGCGAGTTGCCCAGCGGGGGGGCTCACTTGCGAGCTTTGTCAGGAAGCTGTGGCGGCATCCTCAAGGCCGACTGGGCCTTACTCTGGCGGGGTGTCTGGTGCTCGTGGCGATCCTCGCTCCGGTACTGGCACCCTACGATCCGTACGATGTCACCCAGCGGGCTGCGAAGGGATTGCGGCCGAGCTGGCAGCACTTGCTGGGAACCACCACCACCACCGGCCAGGACATCTTCAGCATGCTGATCTATGGGGCTCGCGTCTCGCTGACGATTGGCATTGGCACCGGAGTAGCCCTCGCTTTCCTGGGTGCCTTAATGGGGGTCATGGCTGGGTATATCGGTGGATTCGTGGACAACCTCATCATGCGGGTTGTTGACATCATGCTGGTCATACCGACGCTGCCCCTCATCATTGTCCTGACGAGCCTTCTGGGGCGCAGCTACTTCGTGATCGTCCTGGTGTTTGTGATCTTCGGTTGGACAGGTCTAGCACGGGTTATCCGGTCCTTGGTGCTGGTGCTGAAGAACAGCAACTACGTGAAGGCCGCCGAACTGGCGGGTGCCAGCCGGTGGTACATCATGACCAAGCACATCCTCCCCGGGACGTCCCATCTCATCATCATGAACACCGCCCTGACGAGCGCGGGCATCATGGTTGCGGAGGCGGGGCTGAGCTTCCTTGGGCTGGGCGATCCTACGGCCATCAGCTGGGGGAAGATGCTGGCGGAAGCGCAGGGTGGTGGAGCTCTGCTGTTCGGGGCTTGGTGGTGGATCATCGCCCCCGGGATCGGCATATTCCTGTCAGTGTTCTCGTTCATGCGGATCGGCATCGTGATGGAAGAGGTTTTCAATCCCAGGATGAAAGCATCGAGCGGCATCTACAAGCTGTTCAAGCACTTGAACAACACGTATCTGGAGGATGTATTTCGGTCGATGGAGGACGCAGAAGAGGACCCCGTTCCACAACCACCCCGCAGGTTGGATGCTGGAGCCTCCGAAGGGCGCCATGGCTGATGCCGTGCTTGAAGTCAGGAATCTGAAGGTTGCTTTCCCGTGCCCAGGTGGGGTGATCCGAGCGGTGGAGGGCATCGACCTCGACATCGAGCAGGGGCGGTGTGCGGCCTTGGTAGGGGAGTCTGGCTGTGGCAAGAGCGTCAGTGCCTTGGCGATCATGAAGCTTCTCAACACCCCCCCAGCGGTCTGGCGAGTCGACAGGCTCCGGCTCGATGATCTTGACCTGGCCCATCTACCTGACAGACAGATGGAACGGATCCGCGGGAAGCACATGGCGATCGTTTTCCAGGACGCGATGACTGCGCTGAACCCCGTGATGACCGTGGGCAAGCAGATCGACGAGGTCTACCTCCGGCACAGCCGGTTGTCGCGACGGGAGGCTCGGCAGCGCACGATCAAAGCTCTGGAGCTGGTGGGGGTTCCCGAGGCCCGATCGCGGGCCAACAGCTATCCCCATCAGCTGTCGGGAGGGATGCGCCAGCGAGTTCTCATCGCCTTGGCCTTCGCCTGCGTGCCCAAGCTCATCATCGCCGACGAGCCCACCACCGCACTTGACGTTACGATCCAGGCCCAGGTACTGGACGTACTGAAGAGCATGCAGCGGGTCCATAGGGTATCCGCACTGCTGATCACCCACGATCTGAGCGTGGTAGCCAACATGGCTGACCACGTGTACGTCATGTACGCGGGCAAGATCGTGGAGCGGGCGGCGCTGCAGGAGCTGTTCGTGGCGCCGCTGCACCCGTACACCGATGGCCTTCTGGCCTCCGTCCCCCGGATCTCCGACGAGAGGCAGCCTTTTGTCCAGATCCCAGATGCCGTTCCCCACCCGATGCGCAAGCCGACCGGGTGCTACTTTCATCCTCGCTGCCCGCGTTCGAGCGAGCTGTGCGAGCGACGGATGCCCCACCTAGAGGCCCGGGCTGACGAGCGGGCCGTCCGCTGTTGGCACCCGTTGCTTCAGCGTGACGAGGTGCGATCATGAGCTGGGGCCACTCTGATGCCCGGCCCTTGTTGGAGATGGAGAGAGTCTCGGTCAACTTCCCGGTCAAGGGAGCCTATCCGTTCAGCAAGAAGCGGTGGATCCAGGCAGTGACTGACGTTAGCCTGGAGGTGTCGGACGGCGAGACATTCGGCATCGTCGGGGAGTCAGGATGCGGGAAGACCACCCTTGCCAACGCCATGATCGGCATGGTACGACCGACCGCGGGGATCGTCCGCTTCCGAGGTGTAGACCTGTACGCGCTCAAGCCAAGAGCATTCAGAGAGGCGCGGCGCGAAATGCAGATGATCTTCCAGGATCCGTTCTCTTCGCTGAACCCGCGGTTCACGGTCTACGAGATCATCCGGGAACCGATGTACATTCGCGGACAGGCCACCGAGGCGGAGATGAAGGCGAAGGTGGTCGAGCTGCTGAAGCTTGTGGGGCTAGACGAAGACGATATGTACCGGTACCCATCGGACTTTTCGGGTGGCCAGCGGCAGCGAATTGGAATTGCCCGCGCCATCATCCTCAATCCGCGATTCCTGGTCTGTGACGAGCCCGTCAGCGCGCTGGACGTATCCGTTCACGCGCAGATTCTGAACCTGTTGATGGACATCCAGCGGAACCGCCGGCTCACGTACGTGTTCGTCTCGCACAATCTGGCGGTAGTCAAGAACATCTGCCAGCACACGGCCGTCATGTATTTGGGTGTGGTCATGGAGTCGGGATCGACCGATGCCATCTTCGCGAATCCCCTCCATCCCTACACCCGAGCCCTGCTGTCG
It contains:
- a CDS encoding Dipeptide transport system permease protein DppB, producing MIKRVLYAVFIFFVVLTLNFFIPRIGVHDPAERYYPPQGGMSTIEYEIIKQFTREQYGFDVSTFQQYVRYLRGLLRLDLGTSLRSGSPKVTALIAQRLPWTLVLSVSTLVISLVVGLLFGTVAAWKRGRWQDTLLLNASTVSVALPSFFIALMLSFYLGFRLELFPAYTNPNMVAQFDWSWSAIRMVFTNAALPIMSMSLGGIIGYSQMTRNSVIAVTNEDYVVTARAKGLPQAAVLYKHVLRNALLPLATSIGMNIGGLIGGAIIIEQVFNWQGMGTLFLEANSTKDYPLMMGIMLFLSAFAILANLVTELLYVVLDPRVTVGDKR
- a CDS encoding ABC transporter, ATP-binding protein (cluster 5, nickel/peptides/opines); protein product: MADAVLEVRNLKVAFPCPGGVIRAVEGIDLDIEQGRCAALVGESGCGKSVSALAIMKLLNTPPAVWRVDRLRLDDLDLAHLPDRQMERIRGKHMAIVFQDAMTALNPVMTVGKQIDEVYLRHSRLSRREARQRTIKALELVGVPEARSRANSYPHQLSGGMRQRVLIALAFACVPKLIIADEPTTALDVTIQAQVLDVLKSMQRVHRVSALLITHDLSVVANMADHVYVMYAGKIVERAALQELFVAPLHPYTDGLLASVPRISDERQPFVQIPDAVPHPMRKPTGCYFHPRCPRSSELCERRMPHLEARADERAVRCWHPLLQRDEVRS
- a CDS encoding Oligopeptide transport ATP-binding protein OppF produces the protein MSWGHSDARPLLEMERVSVNFPVKGAYPFSKKRWIQAVTDVSLEVSDGETFGIVGESGCGKTTLANAMIGMVRPTAGIVRFRGVDLYALKPRAFREARREMQMIFQDPFSSLNPRFTVYEIIREPMYIRGQATEAEMKAKVVELLKLVGLDEDDMYRYPSDFSGGQRQRIGIARAIILNPRFLVCDEPVSALDVSVHAQILNLLMDIQRNRRLTYVFVSHNLAVVKNICQHTAVMYLGVVMESGSTDAIFANPLHPYTRALLSAVLDVDVTRQRERILLKGDTPSPIDPPRGCRFWQRCPSAMKGCRDVPAELVEVEPDHHVACHLISGFSTQQVAEGFHEPVSPRSGG